The DNA window CTTCACGTGTCACCGGAAATATATCTTTATCGATTGGACTGACGCGAGTGGTTTTGTCAGATggtgataaataataaaagaaagttAATAAGTAAATAAAGTTTAACGTCGTAAACCGTGGCAAGTTGTATTTGTTGATATATACTGTAGGTGTTAGTGTTAGCATTTTTTAATGCATAAAAGATATATCTAAGAAATATCTAAGTTAAAATGTGTTGCCATGTGTTGCTTATTTCTAGTCGCCACAATAAATAGTAATTGTCATTCATTTGGTTGGCGTTATACAGATTAAACAATAGTGATCAAAAGAATCTATTGCCCTTTATTATGTAACTTACTACAATAAATATTCACTACACGTGTATTGCGAAAACGAGGCGCAGTGAATGCACCACGATCAATCGCGCAGTACCTCAGCCTGTAAACGCCAGCAAGGTGTCTCCTGCGGCAGCTAATATTGTTTATGCTTACACTCTCCTCCATTCCTGCTTGACATCTTGGGACATTTGATATAATGAAGGGAATCAAGTATTTCATCGTGTTTTTGGTGCTCTCTGCGTCTCTGATGTGCACATCCGAAGCAGCAAGGAGCCGGACCAGCAACCAGAACAGCTTCCGACGGGCAGCTAATGGCATTTACCAGACTCTGAGCAGTGTTTTCGGGGAAGACAACATTAAAGGCTTATACAAGGTAAGACACGAGCTTGTATTTCCCAACGTTATAATTCTGGCTCGGAGAAACCAGCACGTTAGGCGGTCAATGGTTAATGGCGGAAAGGGAACCAGCTCAGGCCCGACCATCAATTTAACGGATGCCATTTTGGGTTATCGGGTTTATCCAGCTTCAAATGATATATCGACGGGGGTCATTCAACACAGTGGTTACTTTTTCCCGACATAACCTTGGAGATGTCGCTAAACGGCGGTCATTCGTTGTTAGCATGTGTAGCATCGGTGCACCGATGCAAATAGGCGCCGCTGGTCCAGCCAGTGTGTAGACCTAAAAAGACACGTTTTCTCAGGAAAACCACAAACTATGTTAATTTCTATGCACTCGACATCTGTCTTAGCTTGGACTTCCTCGTTGTGAGGCCGGTTGCTCTTCCTTCATTTTGAAACCAGGTCACATCCTTCCGAAACGCGTCGCCGATGACGTCATAAATGCGCGAAGTTTAATGGCTTTATTGTTGTGATGGAACCTAAAGCAACCCGTAAAAGCAATTAATCaatgttttatatattttctgtATAGTTTTTCTCCAAAACGACAGACCGGTTTGTCCACGGAGTCGACTCTTTTCTGGACACCGTCTGGAAGATCTGGTCCGACTTACTGGATGTGATGGGCATCGATTGTAAGTTTTAAAGTTGATGTCGAAATGTACAGTGACTTAACATGTATTAACTTTCTTCCCATGTGCTCTCCATAGCCTCAAACCTCGGCCACTACTTCAGCCTCACGTCTCTCACCAACTCTCCTGCACGGTTCCTGCTCCTTGCTGCCGCCCTGTTCCTGGCCTACTGGTTCTTCTCCATGTTTCTGGGGGGCTTCTTTTACCTGTTGCACGTCCTGTTCGGCCGCTTCTTCTGGCTTGCCCGGGTCACCATCTTTGCCCTGTCTTGCTTGTACATCCTGCAGAAGTTTGAGGGTGACCCTGAGCGTGCTGTGCTGCCGTTGTGCTTCATCATGGCCGTCTACTTCATCACTGGACCCGTGGGGGCGTACTGGCGCCGAGGAGGTGGGTCGGGTTCTCTAGAAGAGAAAATTGACCACCTGGACACTCAGATCAGGCTGCTTAATATCAGGCTGAGCCGCGTCATTGACAGCCTGGAGCGTCCTGGAGATCAGTAGGTGACAAGCAGGAGGGCGGGGTTAATACAAGGGGGAGGGGTTTGTGTAAGGGGGAGGGGTTAATACTACTGCAGTGATGTCAGAATCCTCTCACCtgcacacagcaacacaactaCTGGGTATTTACAACTGTATCAAACAGGGGAAACAGATTTTAAAATGGTATTTGAACTGCTTGGGCCAATTTTTAGTTTATCCCAGGATCTTCTTGGCAAAAATCAACCAAATGTTTTCTTGTTTCCTCCTGAAGTTTTCCAGCATTTTTGCAGAGATGTCCGTGGTTTTCTAAATGTCACAAATGCTCGTACACAAATATCTTTGCCCCTTTTGAAACCGTTTAAAATGGGAGAAGGGTTAGGTGTCTAATGCAGGGGACCAGCGTGACCACTGTATTTCTATCCATTGTGTCAGAATTCCCCATCTCTTTGGGTGGGCCTTCAGCTGCGAGGCTGATTGATTCCGTTTTCCACGTCGTGATTTCAGTTGTTTGAACGGAAGCATGAGCAGACTGCAGCCGACCTGCCGTGCACAGCAGCATGTGTGGATGGATTTATTTGCGTCACTTTCAAGATTGTGAAGTGGAGGTGATGAAAGCCACACTCAGCTGtgaagaaaaggcagaaatatCTCAGGGATTCAgccgagacacacacacacacaaacggaaTATTTTAAACTCTTTACTTCAGCTTGTCAGATGTAGTGTTATGCTGCTCTATAGAGCAGGTTTAACATGCTTGTTAAGGGATTCTGCTCTGGAAAGTGAACTGTGGGTTTAACATTGCAATACTGAGACTTACAGGCAAATTATAACTGATATTGGTTTGGTTCAAGCTTGAAATTGTATTTATTGAAGGTTTTGTTGCGGCGGGATCGCGGTCCACATCTAAACCTAAAATCAGTTGAAATTGGGACCAGTGCCTTCGACCGGGTGGCAAATCCGCGCAGGTGGTTGTTGGCAGAGTCGTTTCCTTCCCGTTGGCGCTCCATCTCCATGGTTGAAGGCGTAGGAGAAGCTGACCTGTGCATCAGTTCCAGTCTCACTTTCTTTGCATCATTTGACCCAGTGAAGAaagctccccctcctccacagaaTATATAAACTAAGGATGCTCTTGCATGTTTTGACGCATTCACTTTTTTCAGTATTGTGGTAGAGAATCGCTCTGAAGTGTTCGGTGTGTTGTGATGATTCTATCAAGGATTTGTGAGTCTTAATTTAATCCGTTCTGATTAATTGCACTGTGAATGACGACAGGACTAAAAACATTGACATTGAAATTTTTCTTCTGATGTCTTAAAGGTGCAACctttattgttactattatttttttatatgatTTGAGTCGGAGCTGATGCGAGCGTGTGCTGTGTGACGTAGTTGTGACTTCTCTTTGATCGTTTATGAAGAAGTTTTAAATCATGTGATGTTAAAGGAAATTTGCTCTCCGGGACTTTGCAGGTACTGAAAACTTGAAATTGAATAAATTAAAACACTAGCAGCCATTTCTggagaaataaaacagacaacCAGATTGTGATCAGATGGGATCTGTGATATTTTTAGTGGATCTTAGTGTCAGGACTGGATTAAATGATAAATTCAGCTCATTTATTACATTAATGCTCTGTGTCCCCTGTATTCTTCTCATTTCCATATAGCCAATTCAAAATCAGtaatatctatttttctttaaagaagCTTTTTATGTTTgagtgatgtttgtttttttactcttttttttttaaagaaaacatggcaactactgctgtttttattgtctGTACATGgataatgtttttgtttttcatgtcaGGTGAAAATGAGGTCATGTTctaaataaacaaaacacattaTGACAAATTGTTcacatttgatcattttatttttgtcaatGTTAATGCAGTGCGGTCAAAATGTTTCATATTTTAGATGGCGGCTTTatgctaaaataaaatattttctgCTGGGTTTACACCCAACACAAGAAATGTTTGCAAGTATTAAAAATAACTAAGTTATTACATTGACATATCCCTGCCCTTTGCTGTGACATTTAAAATTTAGGCTCGTCTGTTTCTCGCCTGAATGAGCTTCATTCACAGTTACGCGTTTCTACCACTAGGTGGTGCTATAATGGACTTATACCGGGAGCGTTTTCGGTGGGATTGAATCAATTGTGGAATGTGACAATAAGTGTGAGACGGGGCTCAGAGAGTTACCTGCACCAAGCATAGTGAAACAAATATATACATATCATATATAGTGGATCCTCTAAAGGTGCTTAAAAACATCCTAAttggtgcctttttttttaagtaaacaTATACAGGGGTTCAGTAGGAGTTCACCTACATTTCTCAGTGTGACACCTTAAAGGACATATGCAGCTTTAAATGTCAcgttttggggtttttctttttttttaaaaaaaaagggtttcacAAGCAGCTTTTGCTCCTAACACATTTATTACCTAACCACAATCTGTTACACTCGAAAGATAAAATTGGCTGCAGTCAAATCCTCACATTTAAGTCTGATCATCCTGTTGCCTGCTTTATAgtttcaaatgtaaaaatatggGCGGAATCTTCAGCATCGTAGCTCAAAGCTACGCAGGTTTAACATCCAGTTTGGTAGATCTCTACAAATGCTGTTTAGGATTTGCTAAAACTGAAATCGTGAACAGGCTCGGCGTCCTGATAATGAGTTAAGGCCATTCATATAAAGATTAGCATCTCTCTGGTTCAAATACAAGATGCTAGTTTAATACCAGGTGTTTTGAAAAGGAAAACGCAAAATTTGAAAGGGTTGCAATATGTTGAGtccagtttgttttttaaaaataaaataaaatcaacataacaaagaaaatgaatctGATCCTTTTGCATAGTCAGCTTTAAAACCATTCTGTTCAAATGTGCAGACCAGAATAGTTTGGCCTAAACTGGTTTAGGACGTGTAAATACTGGACATCAGCACTAGTGCCAGGGAAATCCTATAAAAACCATACAAAACAATGCATGGATGCGTATGATGGCACCAGTGCATGTATTCATCGTAGCACGTTATAAAAATATCCCTGTGTTCCTCTTTAATCACACTGATGATAGATTTCATTCTGACTGGTAAAAAACCTGAGGAACAATGAGAAAAGGTGTTTCAGTTTTAATCTAAAGGCCTTCAAACCCGACTGTGATGTCACCATGGTTACGGCCGCAGCAAATCCCATGAacttgttttgctattttagcTGTGTAGAAGTGGCAGGAACCTGATTCCGGGCTTTGACAGCCAGTCTGGCTGCACCGCGAGGACCGATCACATGACATTCCATTTGTCTTCCAGCTCCTTCGAGGAAAATTGGCCATCTGCTCATTTTGCTGCTGTGATGAACCGTTCTTTAGCACTGACGCTCCCTCTgccaagtgtgtgtgctgcggGCGCCTAATCTGGCCGGGTCCAGCGGCCGTGGGACGGTGACCCGCAAGAAACGTCATGGAGGTGAATCACAGTCAGAAGCGCGCCACCACTTTAATATCCAGGCCGACGGTGCCACCTGTGCCAGGGCCTTGAGCCTGGTTTAGAACCGGGCCCAGTTGAATTTGGTGGAGGCCGCAGCTGAAGCTGGCGCACAGCAGGCTGCTGCAGTCAATGGGAGACAGAGACACCAGTGGGCCGGCACCATCCAGAGGTAACATGGCTAAACAAACTGGAGAGGTTGAGAGTTACGTTTAAAAAAGGTGTTAATGGGTCTTAGCATGCAGGAGTGTCCAGACCCGGTCCTCAAGGGCTTCATTCCAGCCGGGAtttatgccccccccacctggtACGGCTGGATTTAGGCTCTCGAGGACCAGATCTGGTgaggtgtgggtgggtgtgtgcgccACCTGCTGAGTTCTGATCCCAGATTCTGATGGTGCTGTCATGGGAGGACGTCGCGACCCGAACTGTGCCGTCAGCAAGCGCGGGGAGGAAGACGCAGCAGGCTGTGGTCTGCTGGTGACCTCTGTACTCCACAACTTTACAGCCGGGCTGCCGCAGGTCCCAGAGCTGAGAACACACGACCGGACCTCAGAACAGCCTGCTCGTAGCAGAACTCGTTTCAACCTTCCACAACAAGCTCGTTAAGAAGCTGCTTCATATTTAACTCTGACCGACATGTTCTCTAACTCACAGTGTGCTTAGTTATAAAGAAGCACAGAGAATATTGTACTGGCTGGCATTTGTCTGCTGTCGCCATGGCAGCGGTAACAATTCCTCCGCTGTCGGTCTGATTCATTCTCTGAACGAGTGTACAGGAACGTGACTGAGGGTCTCACCGTGGCCTCACAGCCCTGGCCTCCAAAGCCGTTACTGCTGGATACCAAGTAGTTCCCGTTGGGAGACACGTCGCAGTGGGTCTGGATGTACTGCTTGGCTGGAAAAGTGTTGGTGACCTGCCATGAGCGGCTGTCCCACACCCTGCACAcatgcaggaggagacagtgtGCAGGATGGATTGAGTTAAACTGGCCCCACACATGGCCCCCACTATGGATACCtttgttaaaaaaatgtaattcaaTGCACGTTCAAGAGCGCTTTATGGTtaaaatgagaataaataaaAGGGAACTTGGAAAAATGCACATATGCATGTATACGTTATTTGAATTACTGTTATTAGTATCTTAATataaagctaagctaagctacatGACAGTGGTAAATTACTGTCTGCAATCCAAATCTGTACCATAACacgtaataataataataatcatgatGAGAATTTCATCTGACCTCACACAAGTGTTGTTGCTAGGCTACAGTCAAACTAGCAAGAGTTCATGGTGGTGTACCGTATCATTTTATCCTCAGAGGTCTGGGCTACAGAGGAGCTGCCTGGCACCCAACACACATGAGTGACCTGGACAAAGAGAAGCGATGATCTAAAGATGAAGTGTGCACTTTTTTACGTGGTCACGTACGTGAAGCAATTCCTCCAGCTCCATCAAAGCAACACTGACCAGACCAGCTAACTCACCAGGTTTCTGGAAATGTTGCGTCTGTGTTCGCATTTGGCAGATTCGATGTCCCACAGGCACATCCAGTTGTCACGTGAACCGGTGCACAGCTTCCTCCCATCTGCAGAGAACCCAATAAACAGATCCACGCTCACATGGAGCAGATGGCAACACACAACATGATGTCATCGCAATTCAATTTAGGTGTGACTGTGGCAAACGGAGGAAatctgtgtgtccgtgtgtaCCGGGACTGATAGCGACTCCGTTGACCACTAACTCATGACCGCAGAACTCCTGAATAGGTTCGTCCCCCTGGTTTAAGTCCCACATCAGAACAGTCTTGTCCCTCGATGCGCTGAAGATCCACGTACTTCCTGGGTAACACACCACCTGTCCGATAGTTGGGGGCAGAATTAACAGGGGGAATGTGTCACTGGCCACTCAGACACCTTTATCAGTGCGCACAGGCGTAATATTGACGTTACCTTGGTAACCTCTCGGTTGTGGCCCTGAAAGGACTGACACATCCGGCCTTGTTTCCAGTCATACACGACCACAGCCTGTAGGGACAATGACGCACGCCATAGtcactgtttgtgtttgaacTTTGCTTCTTTAACTTTCCCTTTTCCTTTCAAACAGCACAATGGTTGATTTATTACGTGTACTTGTCTTAAAGCCGGAGAGGTTTACCTGGTCACTCCCACCAGAAACGCACAGATCTGGGCTCAGATTTGTCACAGTGTTAATGGACCCTTGATGAGCAGGTTCATACTGAACCACCTGACTGTCAAAGGTGTTATCGGCCTTCTCCCCTTGAGATGCCCTaaacacaaatatttcagtGTGAGTCCATATTAGCAAGTGTCGTTGGCCTATGATCTGTGGCTGTTTGTCTTTCTGCAGATCTGCTGTTAAAACCGGCTGGAAATGAACTGAAAAGATTTTTGTTTATAGCAAGATTTGAAGATTCAGTTTTTCCGGGAATATCTATACAACGTATtgaataaaatgtgaaatgaaGTCAAAACAGCCCTGCGAGCACTTTGAAACCCCCCATAAATATTCAGTTCTCTCTTGAGAATGTTCAGGTATTGATGTCTACGTTTGTTTTATTCACCTCTTGAAGGAAAGTGATTCCATTGTAGGTGCACAACAGATACCAACCTGCTTACAGGTGGTCAAAGCAGGCCAAAATGGAGGGTGTCCTAATGTTTTCCGCAACTGGAGGACTTTTATCAGTCGTATGAACTGTGTTCTGTACTACCAGGCAGTAGAGGAGCATGC is part of the Takifugu rubripes chromosome 21, fTakRub1.2, whole genome shotgun sequence genome and encodes:
- the bri3bp gene encoding BRI3-binding protein; translation: MKGIKYFIVFLVLSASLMCTSEAARSRTSNQNSFRRAANGIYQTLSSVFGEDNIKGLYKFFSKTTDRFVHGVDSFLDTVWKIWSDLLDVMGIDSSNLGHYFSLTSLTNSPARFLLLAAALFLAYWFFSMFLGGFFYLLHVLFGRFFWLARVTIFALSCLYILQKFEGDPERAVLPLCFIMAVYFITGPVGAYWRRGGGSGSLEEKIDHLDTQIRLLNIRLSRVIDSLERPGDQ
- the wdr31 gene encoding WD repeat-containing protein 31, producing MGKLQSKFRKRSDLYRASQGEKADNTFDSQVVQYEPAHQGSINTVTNLSPDLCVSGGSDQAVVVYDWKQGRMCQSFQGHNREVTKVVCYPGSTWIFSASRDKTVLMWDLNQGDEPIQEFCGHELVVNGVAISPDGRKLCTGSRDNWMCLWDIESAKCEHRRNISRNLVTHVCWVPGSSSVAQTSEDKMIRVWDSRSWQVTNTFPAKQYIQTHCDVSPNGNYLVSSSNGFGGQGCEATLWDLRQPGCKVVEYRGHQQTTACCVFLPALADGTVRVATSSHDSTIRIWDQNSAVCLAMLPLDGAGPLVSLSPIDCSSLLCASFSCGLHQIQLGPVLNQAQGPGTGGTVGLDIKVVARF